The stretch of DNA CACTCTCCTGCCTCTTCTCCTTACTCTGTTTCACTCTCTTGAAGACGGAGGGGGATCAGTTTTTGAGTCCTGTTTGGTTTGACGGTGTTTAAAGGAACGACCTGCTTTGATGAGGCGTGAGTCAAAGGTGGACGTACGTGCGCGCAGGTGTCGCTCTGCTTGCGCAGGCCAGGAGCTCCGCGCGAGCCTGTGTGACCGCGCCGCTGCACCGATTCTGACTTTTCTTTAGTTAATTTTGACTTTGCATGGCTGAAGCTACGAAACACTCCATGCCAGCAGCTCATTCCTTGTCTCAtttgaaaaataagaaaaataaataaaaagacaaagccCTTCTGTGGCTCCATGCAATCTTTACTTTTAGTTGCTGCTACTTTTCCCCCTCCAAGACACCCGAAATGCAGCTAATTTTAAACACAAAGTCTGAATATTGCTAGTTTCACAGAGATATCCAAGTACACCACGTTTAGTTTAGGTTAGGCTCTGTTTCAGACCAATAGCTACTGCTTTGGTGTCTGATCTGATTCTGATCTGATTCTGATATCTTTCTATCACATTTTTAAGCCTAGCTAGATAAAAGGCACCTGTAGAGCTCAGACCTCTGTCAAACAGTTCATTTCCCCACGTTGTGCGACACCTGTAGCCTACAGTCATGAAAGTCCGTTCTTAACTTTTCGATTTATCTagctcacagacagacagacagacagacagacagacagacaccggCTATCACGTAACCTTGGCGGCGGTAATGATGGCGAATAGACTTTTAAAGCTTCTTGACCATCTTTCAATGCCTcacccttttttctttcttctccttttatgTGTTTCTGTTGGTGACACCATAGGAGAGTTCTCAGGTGTGTATACCAGCATGCTGTTTTTACTTTAACACTTTTGACTCCTTGTTGCAGCGTAAACCTCACAGCTAAGGTAAACCTTAAACAGATACTTATTTTATAATCAGGGAAGGTACGTAAATAGATTAGAATCCAATTTCATATGCAGGAAAATTGTATTTTGCCCCCCAAAAAATTGTTTTAAAGTCACAGCGATTATGACTcattaattgttttgttttttttaaagaatctggATCAGACTCCTGTCATATTGATTAAAAGTGAAGCCGAAACTTTTGCTGAGACTTTAAAACTAAGATTCTCCGACACATCAGATCAGCCAGCGCAGCAGCTTCTGTGTTCTTCACCCTCGCTGCTCTTCCTCAGAATAATTAATGCTTATTAGCGTCCTCTAacgtctccccccccccccccccccccccctcaactgTGGGCtttctccctctcatcctccttcTTGTGCCTCCAGTCCGCGATGATTTCTTCGGTAAGGCGCTCCTTGTCTGCGCTCACTTGTCCACCGTTCGCTGTTGCATCCACGTCcatgtttgtgcttttatttgcttttgtttttgcttcatcgCTTCCGTTTCGCATcgtttttttatcttttttttgtaTCTTGCTATGGAAAAATATCCATTTCCCCAGAAGTGAATGCAGCATAATACTGTTGTAACGATGCCAAAAGTCACCGAATGCTCgaatttgttttacatttttataaagTTGCAGTTCCTGATTTGACcgtgttttcattttaactgtTGCCAAACTCAACTTTataaaaatgaacattaaaGCAGCACCAGGCATCTGTAAGTCAAAGTTAAGCACtcctgttagcatgttagctttgGTCTTTTTACATTTCTAGAGGTGATAATCTTTCACTTTTTAACACAcaataattaaatattattGGATGTATAACTTTGGAGGGTCCTGGTTCAGCTGGTCACCATCACATCTGCTGGAAGCAGATTCTTGTAAGACTCTTGTAGCATCTATGTAAATATTTCCTACATTATTTCCCCACTTTCTGTGTGTTGTCCCTCCACACATTCATAATGCTTCAGCTTTTATCCAAACACCTGTAAACCAGTAAAGATCTGCTAAAAAACTGCTCCGTGCCTTGAGGTTGTAGCTTGTGCACATATTAGACCTCTAAATGAACTAACAGTCACTAGCTCCAGTCCAAAAGACACAATCTAGCGCCACCTATATTTTAGATTGTTTCATCTTTAAGCTCGTTTAGCCCCCACAGTTACATTAGGAAGTGGAATCTGAAACCAACAGATTTTTTCACCATGTCCAACATTCTTTTCCTGAAATGGCGTCCTCGCTTCTCTTCTGTTGCACACCGCCTGCTGCTCGTGCTGCTTCTCCGTCTCGGCGGCTGCTTGTGTGACAGCACAGCCGGAGTTGAGCGGTCAACACCGGTCCTGTGGGCCGTGCGTCTGTGGATCCGGCTAGTGATCCAACGACGTCACAACCCTTCCTTTTCAACCTGGCCAAGCTGCCTTGTTAACACGAGCGCTTCGTTTTTCACCTGTTGTGGAGGTCAGCGACGCCGCCGTTCCACAACAGGGACTCACTGAAGCTGGtctgaaaaggcagaaatcCCCCCCCAGAAGCCATAAAATCACtggttttaaagtgttttgaaATGCTATAATCTCTGGTGAGTGAGGGAGTTTTAAACGTGGCTGTTCCAGGGATGGGCAAGGAGGTGGAGAATCTGCTGGCCGAGAACAAACAGCTCCTGGAGACCAAGTAAGAGGCGGCGAGACTTCCAGCACGCGCTTTGTCCTCGCGCGACGTCTCACTTCCTGGTTCTCTCGGCCCCCGACAGAAACGCTCTCAACATTGTGAAAAACGACCTCATCGCCAAAGTGGACGAGCTGTCCGGGGAGCAGGAGgtgctgagggaggagctggaggccgtGAGGCAGTCCAAGAGCAAGGTGGACGCCCGagtgaaggagctggaggaggagctcaaGAGGTGAGCAGAAATGAACCTTGAGGATGACGAGGACGGGTTTTAATGCCGCATCGCCCATTTCCGATCATTTGCTTTaatccctcctcttcctgctgcaggctGCGAGCCGAGGCGCTCGGAGCGTCGCGGGACTCCAAGGATGAAGGAGGCGAGGAGGTTAGTGGAGTCTGGATCTGTGGTCAGGAGGTCGGAGCGTGGCGTTAACACCCCCGCCCTGCTGTGTCCAGCAGGAGGGTGACATGACGCTGACGCAGCGGCGGCGGTTCACGCGCGTGGAGATGGCCCGGGTGCTGATGGAGAGGAACCAGTACAAGGAGAGActgatggagctgcaggaggccgtCCGGTGGACCGAGATGATCAGGTGGGCGCACACGGTTCGGATCCCAGACCTGAGCACGGCCGGTTCAGCGCGGCATGCTGAcatttccctctctcctcaggGCGTCACGGGAGAGTCCTCAGAttcaagagaagaagaaatccaCCATCTGGCAGTTGTGAGTCGCTGCTCCTGTCCGTAGGGGAGCGGGAGAAACCGGCCATCTAAAAacctcttctcttcctgccacCAGCTTCGCCCGTCTCTTCAGCTCCTCGTCCAGCCCTCCGCCCGTCAAGCGTCCGTACTGCAGCGTCAACATCCACTACAAGTCGCCCTCGCCGGCCGGATTCTCCCAGCGGCGCAGCCACACCATGTGTCAGATCTCCACCTCCAACCGCACGCTGGAGTTCTTCCCTGAGGAGTGAGCCCTCCTCGCGTCCCCTTCCCCGTCACCCGCTGGCTTGTGGCGGCTGAGAGCAGCAGTGCTGCAATATTTTGCATCTTTATCCGTGGAAAACTGTAAAATGCGGCTTCTTTTCCATCAGAGTCGGCACCGACGCGCTTGGCTTGAGCTAAACCTCAGTCTTAAACACACTGCTTGATTTTCTTTGCGCTCCTCATCCTGTCATCTCCCCATGGTTCCGCTGCTGGCTGGCCAGGCTGCTAACGCTTCGCTCTCTcccgcccccgccccgccccgccccgccccctctgCCCTTTGCAGATTGGCCAGTAACGGCGTTGCGTCTCTCCTCAGCGACTCGGCGGTGCTGGCCCGCCGGGAGCAGCGGCGCGAGCAGTACCGGCAGGTCCGCGAGCACATGCGCCGCGACGACGGCATCATGCAGGCCTGCGGCTGGAGCGTGCCCTCACGCCTCAAACAGGTACGCCGTGGGAGGGGCTCCGAGCACGCTGGGCGCTCCCCTGTCTCAGTCCGAAAAAATGTGTGATGCCGAATTTACGCGGAACCGCAGCGGGATGGGAAGAAAAGCGTGGCGCTGCGTCATCTGCCTCAGTCAGGCAGTTGGAGAGACGTCTTTGAACCTTTGAGGCCCCTTCGGTTCAGCTTGTACTTCAAATTCCAGCATTAATGTGCTTCCGTAGCAACAAAGTGTGTGAAGTGGTTAGCGGGCAGGCGGGCAGGTCGAGCTAACTCTGATCTCCTGCAGAATGGTGGTCAGACGGACAGCGCTCAGGACAGCCCGCTGAAGAGACAACAGGCAAGTGAGACCGACAGAGCCCCGGCATGCGGCTTCCCCTCCTCCTTAACTTTCTCCCTGATGTCCTGAAATATCAGCagatgtttatttaaaagagcAACAATAATCATATAACTCAACATGAACGGAATCGTTCATGTTAAGTCTGACTTCAGAATAAGGAATGCATGGAAatttgcacgcacacacacatacacgcactcTTCCTGGCTGCAATATTgcgacctttaacctttaccacctctgtctgtctcaatCTGCCTCAACCTCGACATCCTGGACTTTTAGTATTAACTTTTTGTATCTTCCTTAAAGGAAAAACCCACTCTTGGCATTTCCAGTTAGACGGTAAACGCCGGTTTCTATCTGAAAACATCCATCTCAATATTTAACATAACAAACAAATGTCTGCAGCCTGACAGGCTGGTGATTCCAGAGGGGGTTTTCCTTTAACGGCTGCTGTTTATGGACCATACGTGTACACGTGCACATGTAAACCGTGCTAAAGATGGGTGGAACCAGACAGCAACTCTTGGCTGATGTCATATATGCTAACGCCTTCTAACGCCGCCTTTGTAGACCACTAATGAGAAGGAGGACAACCGCATGAAGAACGTGCCCGTCCCGGTCtactgtcgccccctggtggagaaGGACCCCAACAGAAAGGTGGGGCTTCTCTCTTTGCCGAACAGTAATTCCAGCGTTGTTGATGTTTGTTGCATaaatgcacacgtgtgtgtgtgtgtgtgtgtgcttgcagctgtggtgtgctgctggGGTTGATTTGACCGGCTGGAAGGTCTGCAACCAAGAGTTGTCACTGAATAAAGCACTTTCGAGCAGCGGCGACCCTCTGAACGCCGAGGAGGACGGCCCAGGCAAGAGGAGCAGCCACAGCTcgccagagaagaagaaggtagTTTAAACACAAATGCGCGTCCTCGACGTTCCCCAGCCGTCTGTTCATGCTTCGCCGCCTCTACTTTAGtcgaaggagctgcaggaaaccGACACTATGAGCAGCCGTGTGTGGATACTCACCAGCACCCACTCCGCCAGCAAGGTGGTCATCATCGACGCCAACCAGCCGGGCTCTCTGGTCGACCAGTTCAACGTCTGCAACGCCCATGTCTTATGCATCTCCAGCGTGCCAGGTGACATTTACGGTCTCTGTCGTCTGTTGGGTCAGTAcgagtgtgtttgcatgcaaacctgtgcgtgtgtgtgtgtgtgtgtgtgtgtgtgtgtgtgtgtgtgtgtgtgtgtgtgtccagctgcCAGTGACAGCGATTATCCCGCCGGTGAGATTGTGTTGGACCCGGGTGATGGGGGCACGGGTGCAGGGGACGACTCTGGGAGCGTGGAGGGCATGCTGTCGGGGATCACTCTGGTCGGCTGTGCCACTAACTGCAGCGTCGCCCGTAGCAACTGCTCCTCACGCACCGACACTCCTATCGTGGACAAAGGACAAGGTGGGAGCTTTTTCTGGGCACTTAAAATCGTAAATGCCGGCTTGTTTCCTCAGTACTGGTTGATCTTTAGCACCCACGGCGCCGCCCATCAACGGGAGGATTCAACCCGCACAGTCGGCCGAGGAGGCCACGGAGGCCACGGAGGTTCCCGAGACCACGGCCAGCCACGCAGAAGTAGGGCCGCCGGGGCCTTTTACCGAGCATGTCTTCACCGATCCCCATCCTCGTCCAGTAGATGGTTCAGACAGGTTCGGACCTCCGCGTCAGTTGTCTGTGAAGAGAAATGTACAAGCGAATCGCTGACAGTGTCAATCGCCTGTCCTCACAGACACACGGGGCTGTCCAAAGAGGAAACATCTCACCCTCCAGACTCGGAAAACGGAGGCGAAGAAGCCAAAAACTACAGCAGCGCGGCTCCCACCATGTGGCTCGGAGCCCAGAATGGCTGGTAGGTTCCGCTGTAGCTCCACAACCAATCAGAAACATGCTAACATCTAAAAGAGATGAgggattttcttcttctctgaaagACGCACAGCCCTGAAGTGTCTCTGTCCTTCATTCAGGCTGTACGTCCACTCAGCAGTCGGGAACTGGAAGAGGTGCCTCCATTCCATCAAACTGAAAGACTCTGTGCTCAGCCTGGTGTAAGTGACGGTGAAACGCCGAGGGGGTTGTTCTTTTATGGGTTTGGGCTGATCCAACCGTCTCCCTTCTGTCCTGTAACTCCAGACACGTGAAGGGCCGCGTGCTGGTCGCCCTGGCCGATGGAACCCTCGCCATCTTCCACAGAGCTGAAGGTATTTGTGGTTAAAAAGCATCAGAAGCTCGGAAGCCTTTTTCTGTCAGCTTACGTAGCTTCACGCTCATCAGATGGACAGTGGGACCTGTCCAACtaccacctgatggacctgggcCGTCCTCACCACTCCATCCGCTGCATGGCCGTGGTCCACGACAAGGTCTGGTGCGGCTACAAGAACAAGATCCACGTCATCCAGCCGAAGAGCATGCAGATCGAGGTGAGTCCCCAGCCCGCCGCGGCGGCTCTCGCGCGACGCAACCGTGGTAACGAGCTTCTGCTGCCCCGTAGAAGTCCTTCGATGCCCACCCTCGCAGGGAGAGCCAGGTGCGTCAGCTGGCGTGGATCGGCGACGGCGTGTGGGTGTCCATCCGCTTGGACTCGACCCTGCGGCTGTACCACGCCCACACgcaccagcacctccaggaCGTGGACATCGAGCCGTACGTCAGTAAGATGCTGGGTAAGAGCGGAGGCAGAACCCCGTCAGAGGCCAGGGAAGATGTCCTCACCGAACGCTGCGCTTGTCGTCTGCAGGCACCGGCAAGCTGGGCTTCTCTTTTGTCCGGATCACGGCTCTGCTGATCGGCGGGAATCGTCTCTGGGTGGGAACTGGGAACGGCGTGATCATCTCCATCCCACTGACAGAGAGTGAGTGACCTCGTCACAGTTGACATTTTCGATTTGAAGACAGATTTGGGTCTGATGCGAGCTTAAAGGGCGCCGTTAAGCTGTGCTAGCCTTTGGGCTCTCATAAAGTTAGTTCAGTTTACTTTCAATAAACAACTCACAAACAAATCACTCAGTTATAGGTTAAAAGGCTGTTAATAGATCGTAAAAAGCCTTATAATTCCTCTATGAGTCTCAATGTCACATTAAACTCTCATAGGTTATTAATGTATCACTCATACCATTATATATTAAGCACTATTATCTTATGTAACTGATCTTTAAAACTGGAATTTGTGAAGCTGGTACAGGATTAGCAGGTGTTGCACGACTGTattctcctccttctttccGGCTCGAGCACTTTGTCTTTGCTCCCAGACCCGCTCGACCCCGGCAGCACTTTTCACTGACGATCTTCGCCGTAACTCTTActgtcctctcttccctcttcctcctcctcctcctcctcctcctcctcctcctcctcctcctcttcctgtgctCGTAGCTGTGGTCCTGCACCGGGGACAGCTCCTTGGTGTGAGGGGTAAGTGGGAGcgttccctccctcctgctgaaGTCATCCGCCTTTTCTCACCTGTGCAGCAGACtaaaccttttttatttattccattgTTGATTTTGTTCCTTACGTGTGAACAGGGCAGGGATTGACTCATTGGTTGCTTTGCATGCCTTTTCTCATCATGATTTGTTTCATCAGTGACCAAAgggtgtgtttgcctgtgtcaGATCCACTGCATGAATCTGCTGTATTTTAACCACAGATGCTTTCCTTTGGCAATAACACcttttgtgtattttctccACAGCCAATAAGGTGTCGCCGACATCGGCCAGTGGAGTGATCCACGTATATGGGGACGACGGCTCAGAGAAGAGCACCGGCAGCTTCATCCCCTACTGCTCAATGGCGCAGGCTCAGCTCTGTTTCCATGGACACCGCGATGCTGTCAAGTTCTTTGTCTCAGTACCCGGTAGGCACCGAAGATAATTTGCCATAATTTCGCAGACTTTATAAAGATCCAGAATCTTGAATCTGGTTTTGTGATGTGTGCACGTGACAGGCAACGTTTTAGCCACCTTAAATGGCAGCGTGCTGGACAGTCCATCGGAGGGTGAGGGCTCAACGGCACCCCAAGAGACGGAGGCTCAGAGTGTTCATAACGTGTTggtgctgagtggaggagagggttACATTGACTTCCGTATAGGTGAGCACATCTTACCATTTTGTTGTTGTATGTGTGGAGTTGTGTATTGACTTAAATTTCAATAGCTGTTATCTATACAAATGAGGGTTAGTTGTTTTAGGTTATCAATATTACATCTTCTTACTTTGCTGTCTTCATGCCAAATTATTGCATTTGGTGCCATCATGCGGTCACTTTGGAGAACTGCATCACAAGGCCGTCGAAACCTTGCAGTACTTCATAGTTACCACTGGGTGTCACTGTACACTCCGTTCGGTGTACCGTGAACGCGACATTAAGGCCTGATTTTAGCAATTTAAGCCATTTTAaagaccattttaaaatgagatttggaaaaacagaatagtaaatgcaaaaaataaactGACCTCTTCATTGTGGATTCTTTTtgcaggagatggagaagatgatgagacagaggaaggagagaacacAGGAGTCACTCAGATGAAATCTTCTTTGTGCAAGGCTGAACGGAGTCACATCATCGTCTGGCAGGTGTCTTACATCCCAGAGTGACACCTGGATGTGCTTTAACCCCTCAGCTACAGCACCCTTCCTCCAGaagcacctctgtcctccaatGCTTCCAGCCACCCTGATTATGTAATTATCCCAGGTCATGTAAAAGCCCCCTTCTTGAACCTCTGTGACATATTTTATTCATTGTAACTATTATATCCCTGTCACTCGGTAACTTTACTACCTTGTAAGTACTTCATCTGATCTAGTAATCTATCACCATGTCCCACCCAGGGCATTATGACTATCCTTTATGAGCCTTGCAAACCCTCATCATAACTACCTCCCTCTTCTCTACCATCCTGTAGCCATACTGTATCTTCTGTATTGACCGCAGCTGTCCCGCATCTCTCCCAGTgactcctccttgtcctcctcttgGTTTGTCATCGGTGACGCTTCCTCGTCCTAAATTGAAGCCCAGGGCCCTAACATGCCACCCAAAA from Takifugu flavidus isolate HTHZ2018 chromosome 18, ASM371156v2, whole genome shotgun sequence encodes:
- the mapk8ip3 gene encoding C-Jun-amino-terminal kinase-interacting protein 3 isoform X30 → MMDLQIDEVVYQDDYGSGSVMSERVSGMANSIYREFERLIRSYDEEVVKELMPLVVNVLENLDAVLTENQEHEVELELLKEDNEQLITQYEREKALRKQAEEKFIEFEDALEAEKKELQIQVEFLELQGKQLELKTKNYSDQIARLEERESDMKREYNALHQRHTEMIQTYVEHIERSKVLQTGSNSQSETNCGRTQRHTWKKSSKAERPPSLSLYANIEGMVRGGLGGARITPGKDIWQVSELGRSTFCSAYQEDGSESDSVAATPSSTSSKSNTPTSSVPSASVTPINEGFPPHADFDATRAGNCRKSGKRLSRNMEVQVCQETRNVSIGMGRDEWSEFQEMIDSTLELDMCVDPRVYGGGNSPSQGIVNEAFGINTDSLYHEIKDAKSDIIGDVDAGAELLGMGKEVENLLAENKQLLETKNALNIVKNDLIAKVDELSGEQEVLREELEAVRQSKSKVDARVKELEEELKRLRAEALGASRDSKDEGGEEQEGDMTLTQRRRFTRVEMARVLMERNQYKERLMELQEAVRWTEMIRASRESPQIQEKKKSTIWQFFARLFSSSSSPPPVKRPYCSVNIHYKSPSPAGFSQRRSHTMCQISTSNRTLEFFPEELASNGVASLLSDSAVLARREQRREQYRQVREHMRRDDGIMQACGWSVPSRLKQTTNEKEDNRMKNVPVPVYCRPLVEKDPNRKLWCAAGVDLTGWKVCNQELSLNKALSSSGDPLNAEEDGPGKRSSHSSPEKKKSKELQETDTMSSRVWILTSTHSASKVVIIDANQPGSLVDQFNVCNAHVLCISSVPAASDSDYPAGEIVLDPGDGGTGAGDDSGSVEGMLSGITLVGCATNCSVARSNCSSRTDTPIVDKGQAPTAPPINGRIQPAQSAEEATEATEVPETTASHAEVGPPGPFTEHVFTDPHPRPVDGSDRHTGLSKEETSHPPDSENGGEEAKNYSSAAPTMWLGAQNGWLYVHSAVGNWKRCLHSIKLKDSVLSLVHVKGRVLVALADGTLAIFHRAEDGQWDLSNYHLMDLGRPHHSIRCMAVVHDKVWCGYKNKIHVIQPKSMQIEKSFDAHPRRESQVRQLAWIGDGVWVSIRLDSTLRLYHAHTHQHLQDVDIEPYVSKMLGTGKLGFSFVRITALLIGGNRLWVGTGNGVIISIPLTETVVLHRGQLLGVRANKVSPTSASGVIHVYGDDGSEKSTGSFIPYCSMAQAQLCFHGHRDAVKFFVSVPGNVLATLNGSVLDSPSEGEGSTAPQETEAQSVHNVLVLSGGEGYIDFRIGDGEDDETEEGENTGVTQMKSSLCKAERSHIIVWQVSYIPE
- the mapk8ip3 gene encoding C-Jun-amino-terminal kinase-interacting protein 3 isoform X8 codes for the protein MMDLQIDEVVYQDDYGSGSVMSERVSGMANSIYREFERLIRSYDEEVVKELMPLVVNVLENLDAVLTENQEHEVELELLKEDNEQLITQYEREKALRKQAEEKFIEFEDALEAEKKELQIQVEFLELQGKQLELKTKNYSDQIARLEERESDMKREYNALHQRHTEMIQTYVEHIERSKVLQTGSNSQSETNCGRTQRHTWKKSSKAERPPSLSLYANIEGMVRGGLGGARITPGKDIWQVSELGRSTFCSAYQEDGSESDSVAATPSSTSSKSNTPTSSVPSASVTPINEGFPPHADFDATRAGNCRKSGKRLSRNMEVQVCQETRNVSIGMGRDEWSEFQEMIDSTLELDMCVDPRVYGGGNSPSQGIVNEAFGINTDSLYHEIKDAKSDIIGDVDAGAELLGMGKEVENLLAENKQLLETKNALNIVKNDLIAKVDELSGEQEVLREELEAVRQSKSKVDARVKELEEELKRLRAEALGASRDSKDEGGEEQEGDMTLTQRRRFTRVEMARVLMERNQYKERLMELQEAVRWTEMIRASRESPQIQEKKKSTIWQFFARLFSSSSSPPPVKRPYCSVNIHYKSPSPAGFSQRRSHTMCQISTSNRTLEFFPEELASNGVASLLSDSAVLARREQRREQYRQVREHMRRDDGIMQACGWSVPSRLKQNGGQTDSAQDSPLKRQQTTNEKEDNRMKNVPVPVYCRPLVEKDPNRKLWCAAGVDLTGWKVCNQELSLNKALSSSGDPLNAEEDGPGKRSSHSSPEKKKSKELQETDTMSSRVWILTSTHSASKVVIIDANQPGSLVDQFNVCNAHVLCISSVPAASDSDYPAGEIVLDPGDGGTGAGDDSGSVEGMLSGITLVGCATNCSVARSNCSSRTDTPIVDKGQAPTAPPINGRIQPAQSAEEATEATEVPETTASHAEVGPPGPFTEHVFTDPHPRPVDGSDRHTGLSKEETSHPPDSENGGEEAKNYSSAAPTMWLGAQNGWLYVHSAVGNWKRCLHSIKLKDSVLSLVHVKGRVLVALADGTLAIFHRAEDGQWDLSNYHLMDLGRPHHSIRCMAVVHDKVWCGYKNKIHVIQPKSMQIEKSFDAHPRRESQVRQLAWIGDGVWVSIRLDSTLRLYHAHTHQHLQDVDIEPYVSKMLGTGKLGFSFVRITALLIGGNRLWVGTGNGVIISIPLTETVVLHRGQLLGVRANKVSPTSASGVIHVYGDDGSEKSTGSFIPYCSMAQAQLCFHGHRDAVKFFVSVPGNVLATLNGSVLDSPSEGEGSTAPQETEAQSVHNVLVLSGGEGYIDFRIGDGEDDETEEGENTGVTQMKSSLCKAERSHIIVWQVSYIPE